A single window of Verrucomicrobiota bacterium DNA harbors:
- a CDS encoding type I restriction endonuclease subunit R, protein MSLNESIVEDAALEWFEELGYAVGHGPHLAPGEAAAERDSFGDVVLAGRLRQAIQRFNPKIPETAQEEALRKVLRVATPSLTQTNRAFHRMLRDGVPVEYPRPDGSIAGAHVQLVNYDDPAANDWLAVNQFTVIEGQHNRRPDIVVFVNGLPLALIELKNAADEDATIWSAYAQLQTYQAEIPLLLHYNAVLVVSDGLQARIGSLTANQEWFKVWREIDAAALPSPAGRRAGDEGQQLPRPTATLELQTLVHGVFEKERFLKLLLHFIVFEEDPDSGALHKIIAGYHQFHAVNAAVEETVRASGMAVEGALGETAGGYWAGRMHGGNAGDRRAGVVWHTQGSGKSYSMLFYAARVIREPVMQNPTLVVLTDRNDLDDQLFGQFQRCHETLSQMPIQAADREHLRELLNCASGGVIFTTIQKFFPPDAGRRRGHEAQTNQSLLTSSATKTGKLPPLSERQNIIVIADEAHRSQYDLIDGLARHMRDALPNASFIGFTGTPIEKTDANTRAIFGDYISIYDIQRAVADKATVPIYYESRIAKLALNAAVLPQIDEEFEEITEGEELTRKERLKTKWAALEALVGDPKRLALIAADLVAHYERRLEAMDGKAMIVCMSRRVCVALHDAILKLRPGWASAKDDDETTEAGKGCVLKVVMTGSAEDGPAWQPHIRNKDKRRKLANRFKDSQDPFRIVIVRDMWLTGFDAPCLHTMYADKPMQGHGLMQAIARVNRVFHDKPGGLVVDYLGLADQLKKALATYTESGGKGDPTYDTRQAIAVLLEKYGIACDLLHGFGWQKWTTGKPAERLALLPAGQQHILEQSDGKQRFGQVVTEISRAFALCAASDEAARIRDDISFFQALQSALNKQAGGSRKTPEQMDAAIRQLVSKAITTEGQVIDVFTAAGLRQPDLSILDERFLAEVRGLKHKNVAAELLEKLLKDELKVRSKHNLVQARLFSEKLKQTLNAYHNRAIATQEVIEELIKLARELDAATRRGEDLGLTNDEVAFYDALAANASAVQAMGDDKLKVIAAELITKVRQSVTIDWTLRESARAKIRVLVKRILKKYGYPPDLQDEAVKTVLMQAELLCAEWQ, encoded by the coding sequence ATGAGCCTCAACGAATCCATCGTCGAAGACGCCGCCCTCGAATGGTTCGAGGAGTTGGGCTATGCGGTCGGGCACGGGCCGCATCTCGCGCCCGGTGAAGCGGCGGCGGAACGGGATTCGTTTGGCGACGTGGTCTTGGCTGGGCGCTTGCGTCAGGCGATCCAACGTTTCAATCCGAAGATTCCCGAAACAGCGCAGGAAGAGGCGCTGCGCAAAGTGTTGCGCGTGGCGACGCCGTCCCTCACCCAGACCAATCGCGCCTTTCACCGGATGCTGCGCGATGGTGTGCCAGTGGAATATCCCCGCCCCGATGGCAGCATCGCCGGAGCCCATGTCCAGCTCGTCAATTACGATGACCCCGCCGCAAATGACTGGCTGGCGGTGAACCAGTTCACTGTGATCGAGGGGCAGCACAATCGGCGGCCAGACATCGTGGTGTTCGTGAACGGGCTGCCGCTGGCCTTGATCGAGTTGAAGAACGCCGCCGATGAGGACGCGACCATCTGGAGCGCCTACGCGCAACTGCAAACCTATCAGGCGGAGATTCCCTTGTTGCTGCATTACAACGCCGTGCTGGTGGTCAGCGATGGGTTGCAGGCCCGCATCGGTTCCCTCACCGCCAACCAGGAATGGTTCAAGGTCTGGCGGGAAATTGACGCCGCGGCACTCCCTTCTCCCGCTGGGAGAAGGGCCGGGGATGAGGGACAGCAGCTACCACGACCCACGGCCACGCTCGAACTCCAGACATTGGTCCACGGTGTCTTCGAGAAGGAACGTTTTCTCAAGCTGCTGTTACATTTCATCGTCTTCGAGGAAGACCCGGACTCCGGCGCGCTGCACAAGATCATCGCGGGCTACCACCAGTTCCACGCGGTGAACGCGGCGGTGGAGGAAACCGTGCGGGCCAGCGGCATGGCGGTGGAGGGTGCCCTGGGCGAAACTGCGGGCGGCTATTGGGCGGGGCGCATGCACGGCGGCAATGCGGGGGACCGCCGTGCGGGCGTGGTCTGGCACACGCAAGGCAGCGGCAAAAGCTACTCCATGCTGTTCTACGCCGCCCGCGTGATCCGCGAGCCGGTGATGCAAAACCCGACCCTGGTGGTGCTGACCGACCGCAACGATCTGGACGACCAGCTTTTCGGCCAGTTCCAGCGCTGCCACGAAACGCTCAGCCAGATGCCGATTCAAGCGGCGGATCGGGAGCATTTACGGGAGCTGCTGAATTGCGCCAGCGGCGGGGTGATTTTCACCACGATTCAAAAGTTTTTCCCGCCTGACGCTGGTAGGAGACGAGGTCACGAGGCTCAAACTAATCAGAGTCTCCTCACGTCGTCTGCTACCAAAACGGGGAAGCTCCCGCCTCTCAGTGAGCGCCAGAACATCATCGTCATCGCCGATGAGGCCCACCGCAGCCAATACGATCTCATTGACGGTCTCGCCCGGCACATGCGGGACGCGCTGCCCAACGCCTCCTTTATCGGTTTCACCGGCACGCCCATCGAGAAGACCGATGCCAACACGCGGGCCATCTTTGGCGATTACATCAGCATTTACGACATCCAGCGGGCGGTGGCGGACAAGGCCACCGTGCCGATCTATTACGAGAGCCGCATCGCCAAGCTGGCCTTGAACGCCGCTGTGCTCCCCCAAATTGACGAGGAATTTGAGGAAATTACCGAGGGCGAGGAACTCACGCGCAAGGAGCGGCTCAAAACCAAGTGGGCCGCGTTGGAGGCGCTGGTCGGCGATCCGAAACGCCTCGCGCTCATCGCCGCCGACCTGGTGGCCCATTACGAACGCCGCCTTGAAGCCATGGACGGCAAGGCGATGATTGTCTGCATGAGCCGCCGCGTCTGCGTGGCACTGCATGACGCCATCCTCAAGCTCCGCCCCGGCTGGGCCAGCGCCAAGGACGACGATGAAACCACTGAGGCCGGCAAAGGCTGCGTGCTGAAAGTGGTGATGACCGGCAGCGCCGAGGACGGTCCCGCCTGGCAGCCGCACATCCGCAACAAGGACAAGCGCCGCAAGCTGGCCAACCGCTTCAAGGACAGCCAGGACCCGTTCCGCATCGTCATTGTGCGCGACATGTGGCTGACCGGTTTCGACGCCCCCTGCCTGCACACCATGTATGCCGACAAGCCCATGCAGGGCCACGGCCTCATGCAGGCCATTGCCCGCGTGAACCGGGTGTTTCATGACAAGCCCGGCGGCCTCGTGGTGGATTACCTGGGCTTGGCGGACCAGCTTAAGAAAGCCCTGGCCACCTATACCGAGAGCGGCGGCAAAGGCGATCCCACCTATGACACCCGGCAGGCCATTGCGGTGTTGCTGGAGAAATACGGCATTGCCTGCGACCTGCTCCATGGATTTGGCTGGCAGAAATGGACCACCGGCAAACCCGCCGAACGGCTCGCCCTGCTGCCCGCCGGGCAACAGCATATTTTGGAGCAGTCGGATGGCAAGCAACGCTTCGGACAGGTTGTCACTGAAATTTCCCGCGCCTTTGCCCTGTGCGCCGCCAGCGATGAAGCCGCCCGGATTCGCGATGACATCTCCTTTTTCCAGGCCCTCCAATCCGCGCTGAACAAACAGGCGGGCGGCAGCCGCAAGACCCCCGAGCAGATGGACGCCGCCATCCGCCAGCTTGTGTCCAAGGCCATCACCACCGAGGGGCAGGTGATTGACGTCTTTACCGCCGCCGGGCTCAGGCAGCCGGACCTCAGTATTCTGGATGAGCGGTTCCTCGCCGAAGTGCGCGGCCTCAAGCACAAGAACGTCGCCGCCGAACTGTTGGAAAAACTGCTCAAGGACGAACTCAAGGTGCGTTCCAAACATAACCTGGTGCAGGCCCGGCTTTTCAGCGAGAAACTCAAGCAGACACTCAACGCCTACCACAACCGCGCCATCGCCACCCAGGAAGTTATCGAGGAACTCATCAAGCTGGCCAGGGAACTCGATGCCGCCACCCGGCGCGGCGAAGACCTCGGCCTGACCAACGATGAAGTCGCCTTTTACGACGCCCTGGCCGCCAACGCCTCCGCCGTGCAGGCCATGGGCGATGACAAATTGAAGGTCATCGCCGCCGAACTCATCACCAAAGTCCGCCAGAGCGTCACGATTGACTGGACCCTCCGCGAGAGTGCCCGCGCCAAAATCCGGGTGTTGGTCAAACGCATCCTGAAAAAATACGGCTATCCGCCCGACCTTCAGGATGAAGCCGTCAAAACCGTCCTGATGCAAGCCGAACTCCTCTGCGCCGAATGGCAATAA